A stretch of the Syntrophorhabdaceae bacterium genome encodes the following:
- a CDS encoding acylphosphatase produces MKRIHIFVEGKVQGVFFRHHTMQTASAYNIKGWVKNLRDGRVEMVCEGSEEDIERMIEWCRQGPPGSHVRKIDTAREEYGGEFESFEIVY; encoded by the coding sequence ATGAAACGCATCCATATATTTGTGGAAGGAAAGGTCCAGGGTGTCTTTTTCAGACATCATACCATGCAGACGGCTTCGGCATACAACATAAAAGGGTGGGTAAAAAATCTTCGTGACGGCAGGGTGGAGATGGTCTGTGAAGGCTCAGAAGAGGACATTGAAAGAATGATCGAATGGTGCAGACAGGGACCTCCGGGCTCCCATGTCAGAAAGATAGATACCGCCCGGGAAGAATACGGGGGGGAATTTGAATCCTTCGAAATCGTCTATTAA